One region of Rhizoctonia solani chromosome 9, complete sequence genomic DNA includes:
- a CDS encoding hAT family dimerization protein → MIHVWSGLLAYKTPNSGCHQLAHLAIHVLSIVANLAGCKQLFSKMGHIHTKWRNWLGYQKVFDTAVVRMDLKRKHADEGRTHSRLKCQFGSPALDSVVLGAGTKRNNQPNKLAESIGNVNAIKEELVTPSVHLLITQLCQDVLNDEDPLDDKPNELPIATLPKKVWLFFGTQFPIPLHDLFDYSGNTESEVHRLDFFKSNRLNNLDAELELYGLVTWDIQKGLEIDDSTI, encoded by the coding sequence ATGATTCATGTCTGGTCAGGGCTTCTTGCCTACAAAACACCAAACTCTGGGTGTCACCAGTTAGCTCACTTGGCAATACACGTCTTGTCAATTGTTGCTAACTTGGCTGGCTGCAAGCAACTATTCAGCAAGATGGGACACATTCACACAAAGTGGCGTAATTGGCTGGGATACCAGAAGGTATTTGACACTGCAGTTGTGCGTATGGACCTCAAACGCAAGCACGCAGATGAGGGGAGGACACATTCAAGGCTGAAGTGCCAGTTTGGCTCCCCAGCTCTTGATTCTGTGGTTTTGGGGGCTGGCACCAAAAGAAATAACCAACCCAACAAGCTTGCAGAGTCTATTGGCAATGTCAATGCAATCAAAGAGGAGCTGGTTACTCCAAGCGTGCATTTGCTCATAACGCAACTTTGTCAAGATGTACTCAATGATGAAGATCCATTAGATGACAAGCCCAATGAACTGCCCATTGCTACACTCCCAAAAAAGGTTTGGTTATTTTTTGGCACTCAGTTTCCTATCCCACTACATGATCTCTTTGACTACTCTGGTAACACTGAGTCTGAAGTGCATAGGCTGGATTTTTTCAAGTCCAACAGGCTTAATAACTTGGATGCAGAGCTTGAGCTCTATGGGTTAGTTACTTGGGACATACAAAAAGGCCTGGAAATTGATGATTCAACCATATAA
- a CDS encoding Retrotransposable element Tf2 protein: protein MLPSEVFANTSEAELEIITDIQAKLREDPSLEPIIKDYNWEEDLLWYQGKLVVPDNKPLKEKLLREFHDSPLAGHPGQQQTLELLSCNYWWPGMKSSAKEWVECCPVCQANQCAHAPVIALKPLEVPPFPFHTISYNFITGFPKSQGHNAILVVIDLFSKFGHFIPTSKKVTAKGLADLFITNVWKLHGLPIKTILDRGTTFTGKFLKALYQRLGVKPAFSSAYHPESDGQTERVNQFIKFYLCSYVAANHSDWATWLPLAEYAYNNAKHAATGKTPFELVYGRNPVMSPSNVPSNVPEADQVADTLAGACGPREWKEAKAALRMSKERMVREKGTIPKYSIGKKVWLDGKNVELRTNSNKLDPKQLGPFKITEKISSHAYCLKLLESLKIHNVFYVGFLSKAHKSPNQPFPEQPPPETIEGEEEYKVEQIIDSKQQQGKWFYLIKWKGYGPEDNSWEPEELLEHSQEEIKRFNQARLRKACDATKSL, encoded by the exons atgttacCCTCAGAGgtttttgccaacacgtcagaagcAGAACTTGAGATCATAACAGATATCCAAGCCAAGCTCAGGGAAGACCCATCACTTGAGCCCATCATCAA AGATtacaactgggaagaagatttGCTTTGGTACCAAGGGAAGCTGGTGGTTCCTGACAACAAACCCCTAAAGGAAAAACTCctaagggaattccatgactctcccctggcaggacatcctgggcaacaacaaaccctTGAACTGCTAAGttgtaactactggtggccaggtaTGAAGTCCTCTgctaaggaatgggtggaatgctgTCCTGTATGCCAGGCCAACCAATGTGCCCATGCCCCTGTAATTGCCTTGAAGCCCTTAGAAGTCCCCCCTTTCCCATTCCACACTATTTCATACAATTTCATCACAGGGTTCCCCAAGTCTCAGGGTCACAACGCCATCCTGGTGGTCATAGATTtgttctccaagtttggacacttcatccccacttccaagaaggtcacagctAAGGGCCTAGCAGACCTATTCATCACCAATGTctggaaacttcatggaCTTCCAATCAAGACAATCTTGGACCGTGGAACAACCTTCACCGGGAAATTCCTAAAAGCCCTGTACCAACGacttggagtcaaaccagCATTTTCCTCCGCTTATCACCCTGAatctgatggacaaacagaaagggtgaaccagttcatcaaGTTTTACCTCTGCTCCTATGTAGCAGCCAACCACTCAGACTGGGCCACCTGGCTACCCCTGGCAGAATATGCATATAATAACGCCAAACACGCAGCCACAGGGAAAACACCATTTGAATTAGTCTATGGAAGGAATCCAGTAATGAGTCCATCAAACGTcccatccaacgtcccagaagcagaccaaGTGGCAGACACATTAgctggcgcttgtggcc ctagagaatggaaggaagccaaaGCAGCCTTAAGGATGAGTAAGGAAAGAATGGTCAGGGAGAAAGGAACAATACCCAAATACTcaattggcaaaaaagtctggctagatgggaAGAATGTGGAACTAAGGACCaattccaacaaactggacccTAAACAGTTAGGACCCTTCAAGATCACAGAAAAAATATCCAGCCATGCCTACTGCCTCAAGTTGCTGGAATcattgaaaatccacaacgtattctatgtgggattCCTATCAAAGGCACACAAATCCCCAAATcaaccattcccagaacaacctccccctgagacaatagaaggggaggaagaatacaaagttgaGCAAATCATTGATTCCAAGCAACAacagggaaaatggttctacttgataaagtggaagggttacggtccagaagacaattcttgggaaccagaagaactgttggaacacagccaggaagagatcaagcgcttcaaccaagctagactcagaaaggcttgtgacgccaccaagagcctttaa
- a CDS encoding Zinc finger, CCHC-type, whose translation MRKLYNEKKQGDLGVQDYFAKLACLQRRLREVTDHQHVLRVWDSAAQYIKVGWALKGMRPEATTCKTLRETALDIERAHKYKRSIEKLGNDKSGSRRNQLRSPFGGNRGNNKGTGYNSNGNSNRQNKRLNKYMRSGQAKGRDGQENQQRKLTNKKKAKLRAAGLCFECEQLGHLSKDCPKFHKAKPLHVNTNAVKVCPKSKVRVLLVMLKELDKLTRLKEKIEINAVGIGQKNKELGPKHVKQNAIKVKDHMRKVPNTLIVEAKLKGKSVCVLLDLGCQTDMVSVVHHCKVGTCW comes from the exons ATGAGGAAGTTGTATAATGAAAAGAAGCAGGGAGACTTGGGCGTGCAAGATTATTTTGCCAAATTGGCTTGCTTACAAAGACGCTTACGGGAAGTCACAGACCACCAACATGTGCTGAGAGTTTGGGACAGTGCTGCCCAATATATTAAAGTGGGATGGGCACTCAAAGGCATGAGACCAGAAGCAACTACATGCAAAACATTGCGAGAAACAGCGCTGGACATAGAGCGCGCACACAAGTACAAACGGTCAATTGAGAAATTGGGGAATGACAAATCAGGATCAAGAAGGAACCAATTGCGTAGTCCTTT CGGCGGAAACCGCGGCAATAACAAAGGGACTGGATACAACAGTAACGGTAACAGTAACCGGCAGAACAAACGCCTGAACAAATACATGCGCAGTGGACAGGCAAAAGGCCGTGACGGACAGGAGAACCAGCAAAGAAAGCTTACCAACAAGAAGAAGGCCAAATTGAGGGCGGCTGGGCTCTGTTTTGAATGTGAACAATTGGGTCACCTGTCAAAGGATTGCCCAAAGTTCCACAAGGCCAAACCATTGCATGTCAACACAAACGCGGTTAAAGTATGCCCCAAGAGCAAGGTCAGAGTGTTGTTGGTCATGCTCAAAGAGCTAGACAAACTCACCAGGCTGAAGGAGAAAATTGAGATCAACGCAGTGGGCATTGGGCAGAAGAACAAAGAGCTGGGACCAAAACATGTCAAGCAAAACGCTATCAAGGTTAAGGATCACATGAGGAAGGTCCCAAACACGCTGATAGTTGAAGCCAAGCTCAAAGGCAAGTCTGTTTGTGTACTGTTAGATTTGGGATGTCAGACTGACATGGtatctgttgtacaccactgtaaggtgggtacatgctggtga